The genomic window TCATCGGCTATGACTCCTGTTATGACGTCCGCAATGACGCCTGCAACGACACCTGCTGCAGCTCACGCAACGACTACTGTCACGACTCAAGCAACAGCTTCGGTTGCAGCTCAGGTAACGATGCCAGCTACGACACCAGCTACGGCGCAAGCAACGACGTCCGCTACGGCTCCTGCTGCGACTCAAGCTACGACTCCAGCCATGACTCCTGCCATTTCACCTGCGCCGCTTTTCTCCTCTCTCACTATATGTATTCCCGCTTGCGGCACCTCCGCGCACGATTTCCTTGAGAAAGCGCATAGTCCCCCGCCCACCTCCCCTACCTGGGAGGCCCTATCGCAGCCCCTCTCCGATTGCGTTTCGAAATCCCTTTCGAGTTGCGTTTCGACTTCCCTTTCCGAACCCCTTTCGAGTTCCCTTTCGCGGTTCGTTTCGCGGCCCCTTTCAGCCTGCGTTTCTCGACTCCTTTCGCGGCCCCTTGCTCGATTCCTTGCGCAGTCCCAAGCTCGACCCCAAGCGCGGCTCCTTGCGGATTCCCTTGCTCAGTTCCTTCCGCCCTGCGTCTCGTCTTCCCTTCGGACTTGCGTTTCGACTTCCCTCTCCAACTGCCTTCCGCAGCAACAACGTCGCTGAGTTTGAGAACAAGTTCGACCCTGACTTCGCCGACAGCTTCGCCACGGACTTCGTCGTCAAGTCTGTCGCAGCCACGTTGACATTCGTCTGAGCAGAGGTATCCTTTCGTCGTGAAACAACGGCCGCTGCTCTACATCGAGACCTCGGTCTTCGGGTTCTACTACGATGAAGAGCCGCGCAACGCACTCAGGCGCGAGGCAGTCAGGACCATGTTCCAGCAGATCTCCATGGGGATGCTGGACGCGGCTGCTTCTCCCCTGACTGAAGAAGAACTCGATGCCAGCGCAGAACCCACGCGCTCAAAGCTCCTCGCTCTACTCGACCAGCTAACTCTGCTCGATGCCGATGACGCCGAGGTCTCCCGGCTGGCCGGGGTCTACGTCGAAGACGGTGTCATCCCGGCGACGGAGACACTCGACGCAAGACATGCGGCATACGCGACGGTGGCGCGAGCGGACATCATCGTGTCGCTGAACCTCAAGCACCTCGCCAACGCGTGGGCGGAACAACGACTCAACGCGGTGAACTCCCGAGAAGGACTGCCGACGGTACGCATATGGACACCGGAACAGGTGGTGCACTATGAAGATTGATGGACTGGATTGGATGGACTGGCTGCACAAGGTCCGCCACGAAGCGGAAGCGAAGCGCATCCGCGACGGGCTCACGGTGGAACAGTGGCTGCAACAGGTCCGCGTCCGCGCAGCCGAGTCCAGAGAACGGAGACGCAGCCACGGGTACCCCTCAGTCGCCCGCGACAAGCCTCCGGACGGCAGTCAGCCGTGAGCTGTGAGCCGTCAGCCCCGACCTCGCTTCGCCCCGCCGATTAGACACCCCCGCCCGCGAGTTCTAGAATCTGAGCGCACAAGCTACACTCGGAGGAGGCCCTAAGTGAACAGCGCACATAATAGTCAGAATCACATGTCGGTTCCGCTATGCTCCGCATTCTGCGTGCTAGCATTTTGCACGCAGGCGTTCCCGCAGGGAGCGCTGCATCCGAGCAATCTGGACTACCCGGTGATGATCAGTGTCGCCGGCAGGACTGGTACTGGCTTCTTTGTGACGGATTCGGATTCGGTGCACTGGTACCTCGTCACAGCCCGTCACGTGCTCTTCAAGGACACGGCCGCACGTCACCTGTGGGGACCGAGCGCAATGGTCAGTGGGTACGCGGCCGGACAGCGGTACGAATTCCAGGCGAACCTCGATTCGCTTCTCACAGACGGGCTGCTGAAGGCAGACACGGGCCATGACGTCGCTGTCGCCCGTTGCGGCACGTTGTCTTTCAAGTCAGAAGGTGGCGTCTGTACGTGGTACCGCCGCCACCTGCGACGTAGCGTCGGTGGAAAGCTCCGCATCACCGTCGTGAAGTGGGACATGCTGCGCACGTACGATCAGGTCCTAGTCGGCAACGATGTGTTCGTCTTTGGATTCCCCAGGAACCTCGGCCTTAGAGGACTCCCCGAGATTGACAGCGACCGCCCGCTAGTTCACAAGGGCATCGTGGCAGGCTCGAATCCATCGATGAGAACTCTGATCATCGATGCCGCCGTGTACCCAGGCAACAGTGGCGGACCGGTCATCGAAGTCGAGGAGGGCGACTTGCCTTTCAACGATACGTTTGTCCTCATTGGCGTGGTAACGGAGTACGTACCTTTCGAGGACGTGTGGCACGACATAACCCGGGACTACATGAACCGGACAATCTCCACGTCCGACTACTCCATAGTGGAGCCTATGGACCCTGTGATTGACATCATCCAGAAATGGCGGAAGAAGTAGGGACAGCCACCCCATTGACGACGGCGTCAAGGGCATCACGCTACCGAAGGCAGCGAGTGACCGGGGGAGAAACGGGAACACGGTGCTAATTGCCTACGAAGCGCGTCAAGATGCTGTGGGACCGGAGACAGGCACCCCATTTGGGGAAGCTCCCACGAGGCATTGCAGATTGGCGCGGACGCTGCCCGCTGGCCCCGAGCCGCAAGCTGTCAGCCGTGAGCCGCAAGCCGTCATCCGCCACCGATTTGACATGACCTGAGTTCCGGCTATCCTACTCCCGATGGATGTCGGCTTCAGCTTGGTCTTGACGGAAATTGGCAATAGGAACACATCCCCCAGTCTGCCCGCTGCTTGATGGCCGAAATGAAGGAGAACAACATGAATACGCGTTCGCGGCAACTTGCACTCGTGGTGGCATTACTGACTTGGATGGCGGGCTGCACAACCACCATACGTTACGTGGTAGCGGATGTCTCCCCCAGCAACCCGACGATCACCGTCATTCCGATGAGTCCCTCCGGGAGCGACTTCGCGTACGCAGATGCAGCCACAGGGCACCTTATCTCCTTCGGTCTTCGAGTAGTAGAACGTCCGGCGCTGGCCAAACTCAGGACGGAGGTGAAGGGCATGACTAGTCCTGGAGGCGGCACGTCTCCGGCTTCCTTGCCGTCTGAGGTCTCCAAGCAGAGCGATGTCTCGTCCGCATGGGACCCAGTCGCCCTGATTGGTGAGACTCACGCTGACTATGTGCTGTTCGTAGGCGATGGCCCTCGCGTAAGACTGGTGCGCAGGGAGACTGGTCAGATACTATCCACCGGGTCGCTGGCCCTCGGGGCCGGCAGCACCGGTTCCGGCTGCTGCCTCGCACCTGCTTTCTGGGGATCGCTGCAGTCGGAGCGGGAACGATACCGGGAGCTTCTTCGTAGCGCGGGACTCGTGCCCAAGTAGAACGGAGAGAAACGGGGATACTCATTTGGTCACGCGGCGCGGCGTCTCCCTCCCATCGGGAAATAGGGAATTGGGGACAATCGCCTAAATGGAATCTCCGGGACATCTTGGCATCTTCCGCTCGCCGATTTGACACCCCCGCACGCGAGTCTATCATGTCCGCGATGAGGATCAGCATTGTGGCCGTCGGCAGCGCCACACTGGCCGTCATCTGCATGGCTTCAATCGCTTCTGCTCAGACGGGCTGGTGGAGAACCTACGGCGGGCCAAGTGACGACGACGGCCGTTCGATCCAGCAGACAGCCGATGATGGCTATATCGTCGCAGGCTGGACCAAGTCCTTCGGTGCAGGGTATGCTGATGTCTGTCTCATCAAGACCAACGCTCAGGGCGACTCACTCTGGGTCAGGACCTACGGCGGCCCCAATCAGGACGGCGGCAACTCTGTCCAACAGACCACGGACGGCGGCTACATCATCGCAGGGGGTTCCGGCTCCTTCGGTGCTGGGTTGTACGATGTCTATCTCGTCAAGACCGACGCCTCGGGCGATACACTTTGGACCAGAACATATGGTGGGACGGATCAAGATATGGGCAACTCAGTGCAGCAGACTGCCGATGGAGGCTACATCATCACGGGTTGCACCAAGTCCTTCGGAGCGGGAAACTGGGATGTCTATCTAGTCAAGACCAATGCCTTGGGCGACACGGTTTGGACCAGGACCTATGGAGGAGCACAGAGTGACTGGGGCTACTCCGTCCAGCAGACGGCCGATAGCGGTTACGTTATCGCA from candidate division WOR-3 bacterium includes these protein-coding regions:
- a CDS encoding type II toxin-antitoxin system VapC family toxin — its product is MKQRPLLYIETSVFGFYYDEEPRNALRREAVRTMFQQISMGMLDAAASPLTEEELDASAEPTRSKLLALLDQLTLLDADDAEVSRLAGVYVEDGVIPATETLDARHAAYATVARADIIVSLNLKHLANAWAEQRLNAVNSREGLPTVRIWTPEQVVHYED
- a CDS encoding trypsin-like peptidase domain-containing protein gives rise to the protein MNSAHNSQNHMSVPLCSAFCVLAFCTQAFPQGALHPSNLDYPVMISVAGRTGTGFFVTDSDSVHWYLVTARHVLFKDTAARHLWGPSAMVSGYAAGQRYEFQANLDSLLTDGLLKADTGHDVAVARCGTLSFKSEGGVCTWYRRHLRRSVGGKLRITVVKWDMLRTYDQVLVGNDVFVFGFPRNLGLRGLPEIDSDRPLVHKGIVAGSNPSMRTLIIDAAVYPGNSGGPVIEVEEGDLPFNDTFVLIGVVTEYVPFEDVWHDITRDYMNRTISTSDYSIVEPMDPVIDIIQKWRKK